One Pecten maximus chromosome 16, xPecMax1.1, whole genome shotgun sequence DNA window includes the following coding sequences:
- the LOC117344591 gene encoding urease accessory protein UreG-like: protein METDTTADNCNFIKVGSIVSGTEINSGHSHGNEHGHTHEIMDGPGKYTDRDVPLTRTDWNERAFTVGIGGPVGSGKTALVLGLCKHLREAHNICVVTNDIFTREDWEFLVRNKALPEDHMRAVETGGCPHAAIREDYSLNMEEVRELTKKFSPRLVIVESGGDNLAANFSRELADYIIYVIDVAGGDKIPRKGGPGITQSDLLVINKTDLADAVGSDLNVMERDAAMMRQSGPTLFTQAKHNIGVPEIAEHILSACKNMTRS from the exons atGGAAACTGACACAACAGCTGATAATTGTAACTTTATTAAAG TCGGATCAATAGTTTCCGGAACTGAGATAAATAGTGGGCACAGTCATGGCAACGAACATGGTCACACCCACGAAATCATGGACGGGCCTGGCAAGTACACGGACCGAGACGTGCCTCTCACGCGGACTGATTGGAATGAG AGAGCCTTCACTGTTGGAATAGGAGGTCCCGTGGGGTCAGGAAAAACAGCCCTAGTTCTGGGCCTTTGTAAACACCTGAGAGAAGCGCACAACATTTGCGTAGTTACCAACGACATTTTTACCAG GGAGGATTGGGAGTTCTTGGTGAGGAATAAGGCCCTTCCGGAGGACCACATGCGGGCGGTGGAGACTGGAGGCTGTCCCCATGCCGCCATAAGGGAG GATTATTCATTGAATATGGAGGAAGTACGCGAGCTCACAAAGAAGTTTTCTCCTAGATTGGTTATAGTGgaatcagggggagataacctTGCCGCCAACTTTAGCCGAGAGCTTGCGGACTATATCATCTATGTTATTGATGTTGCAG GGGGAGACAAGATACCGCGAAAGGGAGGCCCGGGAATCACACAAAGCGATCTGTTGGTTATAAACAAGACGGACCTTGCTGATGCAGTGGGATCTGACCTAAACGTGATGGAGAGGGACGCAGCTATGATGAGACAGAGCGGTCCGACACTCTTTACCCAGGCCAAACACAATATCGGCGTACCGGAGATTGCCGAACACATACTTTCGGCATGCAAGAATATGACCAGGTCATAA